A stretch of the Mesorhizobium sp. Pch-S genome encodes the following:
- a CDS encoding DUF1488 domain-containing protein, protein MALDFPNQSRSFDEARFAVRFSGYDGMQQVRFLIEAEALAKTNGAANATTDSEAGCLAAFDAARTSIQDVARFVYSRSRQPIYVLTDKDFS, encoded by the coding sequence ATGGCGCTCGACTTTCCAAACCAAAGCCGCAGCTTCGATGAAGCGCGTTTTGCGGTACGATTTTCCGGCTATGACGGCATGCAGCAGGTGCGGTTTCTGATAGAGGCCGAAGCTCTGGCCAAAACGAACGGCGCGGCCAACGCAACAACAGACTCAGAAGCGGGTTGCCTCGCAGCATTCGATGCGGCACGCACTTCGATTCAGGATGTCGCGCGCTTTGTATATTCTCGTAGCCGCCAGCCCATCTATGTTCTTACGGATAAAGATTTTTCCTGA